The genomic region tatccaaactttctctctctaatatCAAAAGCATAGAAAACGTATATAAGAAATGGATAAgccacaaataaaaaatgaaacaactACTTTCAAGACCTAAATACAATAAATCCAtatttttggagaaagaaaagGTTACCTTTAATACCTAAAATAGAGAAAAGgtatctcaaaattttataattaaaaaaaaaaacacaaaaatgtgaACTTTTTCCCAAATCAAACCTGCAAACATATGATTCAAAAcctaaaaagaatatatatatacataacaGTGCCGGCTCAACCATTGAGCCAAATAGGCAaccgcctaaggcccccaaTGAAAAATAGGCCCCTAAATTTTTACCAATAGAGATATTCTTGTATCAATAGAAGTATTAATTAATTCCTAAATATtcgccaataaataaaaattagttttttatcaaagaaaaaccaattaaagaaaaatattttcattggaTGGGTCAATCATTTAATCTCTCACATATAAATGTTAAAAGAATTCATTAATCTTACACAAGTAAATAAACTTAGACTCAAATTCTAtttagaaatatcaaatatataactttattaaactttTCAATCATATTTAGTTACAACATGCGgagttagcagcatgttgtaattatctctaaaaaaaaagttacttcattcaataaataatttttattttagttgtataGTCATTGAGTAATGCGATggctttgttttaatttgtaattttttttctaaaaaaatagattttaaatgaaaaaaaaccaaaagttaaataaatattttattaatattcaaaGTATAAGAATAGATCTCACTTAAAATTGTCACCTTAGGCCCCACAATACCTTGAGCCGGCCCTGATACATAACCAAATTTTCTCACCCTCATATCAAACAGAAAAAATGTATACAAACTCTTTTATAACCGAAACCCAATTACCAACAAAACCATGATTCAacagtttaaaaataaataagtaaataaaatctcataaaaatccaaattttccCTCCTTAAtatccaaaacacaaaaatcatatctcaaaattttataaccaaatagaaaaaaaaatgaaagaaataaattatCTACAAATTTGGCGAACTTCAACTTGTCAATCACTTGCTACCTCGGATAGGCCATAGCTAATTggaaacaacaaaagaaaaaaagaaataaggaatAGGTTAGGTACTAAATAAACTGAAAAAGATCACAAATCCTAAAATGCAAGGTGATTCCCTACTTCTATTCcttaagaaaactttttttttttttttttggtagttccTATAGTGCAACAATTCCTAAAGTGTCAATGCTTATCATGTTTATCATAAAAGGAACTCAATTTGATCGATagtgataaaattaaaagagaaatcAACATTAGTATTGGATATCCAAGTGTATAAGAGTCATTACCGATTGAACCTTTTTGCCTtctcttaaatttattttcttcttctatcaCCCACCTTATTATCCTGTGATAAGTAGCATACATAGATTTAGTGCAAAATGCACCACTTCTCGTTGGAGTTTTAATGGTCATTGGAAATTGACATATGCCAAAACgtttaaatttcttagtgatAATGATTTAGGGAAAACTATCACTGCCActatatatatttgcaatagTGGGGTAGAAcaattgcaaatatatataggcaacaaatcaatagtttaaaaaaaattataatagcaACTAAACGGTTTTCATAACTGCTTCATTAGAGAGTTGAAGGAAGTTTGAATTAAAGGTGAATtgaatttatgttaaaaaaaattataatagggTGGAAATTGAATGGTTTTCAAAACTGCTTGATCGGGGAGAGGGAGAGTCATAGAGTTGAAGGAAGTTTGAATTAAGGGTCAATTGAATTTATGGGAAAGAAAAAATTCAGGGAAACattaattgagagagagagtaatatatatatatatatatatatatatatatatatatataatgtgatgGTGTAATTAATGGGAAAATGCTAATtgcaaaaggaaggaaaaaaaagaagaagctagtGTGACCTCTAATGTGGCTTAACAGGAGCGTAGTAACAATGAATAGTACGTTTTAGCTTTTAAATATGTATAGATATAGACAAATTGGGAATTTTGTGTCTATCAATTCATCAAATTGATTGCTCAATAATGTAATTAAgagaaaattattgtgtattcccagagtaccataaatgcgtactccctcctctcacatgaatggtgggtcccaccatgaattagtgggacccaccattcatgtgagaggagggagtacgcacTTATAGTAttccgggagtacctaataattttccgtAATTAAGGGTcccaattaaatatttaaactaCTAATTTTCGCAAGGTTTCACCGTAGGATTTAACAAAAGATTTAGTAAGGTATTAGgcttattattaaaattatggtttttcAATCCGGTTAGGATGTAACCAAATTGGATAAAATAATAAGTAATTGAGATATTTATTTAGGGTTTGGTAACACCAATTGGGAGAAAATGTCAAGATTTGGgataaatcaaagaattaaaattgtTAAGATTAGGACTTAGGCCAAATTTTGTGCTATTGATGTTCTTAATGattttttgtcaaattgaaGTTCCACTTATCAAATTAAGAAACCTAATTAAAAGCTTGAACATCTAATTGGATGAGGTGACCAGTTgacttcaaaatttgaaatgaagAACCTTTGAAAGGTGACAAAGATACTTGCTATGGAATTTGCACAAGATAGAGTGAATAGTAATGTTCTTTTGACACATAAAAAAGGGTGCTTATTGGGGATTTGATTAGTTCATGTTTATTATGAATTTGGTGGCAAAAGAAACTCTAATTTTAAAAGGAAGGCTTTAATTGAGGCATAGACCAGTAAATGGCCTACCATAGATTGATAGGCTCTTAtactatttgaaaaaaataaagataaaaaacaaacaggattaagaaaaagaaattaacatgATCTATGTTATTTGCTACACTCTATTGATTTGATGTGTTACACAAAGGTGTTTATATACACAATATTGAGTACAAATAAGTGGCGTGGGCATTTGAGCTAGAATTGGACCACATGCCAATGAAATTATTGCCAGAGACAATTCAGTCATTGACAATAATGCATTAGGGAGATCATACTACAATGAATTATAATGTGCCAAGCAAATTATCCTCAAGTATCATATTCTGCAATTTGATCAGCCACTGGTAAAGTTTATTTTACAAGCTTAGTAGACAATAAAATGGGCTTCTAATGCCAACAATGACAATTCAGTTGCATGACTTTAAGGGTGTTTGAGCTGAACcagtttcattattttattttgaccataTGAGATGTTGTCTCCGCCTAAGCTCTAGTGTTACTTCTCTCATGGTCGGCCTCTCATCTCCCTTCTTCTTGATGCATCTCAATGCAAGCTCAATGAATGCTTGAATATCTTCATTGCTTCCTTGACTTAGcaccacatcatcaacaatTTGCAATATGCAATTCTCTTCCATTGACAAAACAAAGCAATCTACCAAATTTTTATGCCCTGGGAACATTTCTATGGGATGATGACCTGTTAAGACTTCCACCAATTCAACCCCAAAACCATAAACATCACACTTTTCTGTGACACGTAGTGTCTCTAGATATACTGGGTATATGTATCCAATGGTTCCATCAATGGAATTACCTTGAAAAAGTCTTCTCCAGTGcaattgaaaccaaaaaaaccaaaatttgatAGTTTGGCAGTCCAAGACTCATCCAAAATATATTTGATGATTTGACATTCAAATAGACTATTGGCCTTGGCATACCATAGTCTATGTAACAAAGAGCATAGGATATCTTAGTGGCTATTCTTACATGGTCAGGCCATGAGATTCGGCAAGGAATCTCATTGCATTGACCATGGAGATGATCAAAGAGGGTGCCATTGGAGATGAGCTCAAAAACCAACATGGGAATTTCGGTTTCAAGGCAGAAACCATAGTCTCATAACGTTCTTGTGGCCGATCAATTGTTTTATTGTGACTTGGTTTAAGAAGAAATCTACTATCATCTCAAAGGGCCAATGTGTTGGAGGACCTTTGACTTTAATAGCTACTTCCCGTTCATCTAGTGTTCCTTTGTAGACTGTTGCAATTTCAACGCCGAGGATTAGATTAGGATTGAAGTTATTAGTAGCCTGTTGGATGTCCTTGGCAGAGAA from Castanea sativa cultivar Marrone di Chiusa Pesio chromosome 11, ASM4071231v1 harbors:
- the LOC142616316 gene encoding putative wall-associated receptor kinase-like 16; this translates as MLVFELISNGTLFDHLHGQCNEIPCRISWPDHVRIATKISYALCYIDYGNSIDGTIGYIYPVYLETLRVTEKCDVYGFGVELVEVLTGHHPIEMFPGHKNLVDCFVLSMEENCILQIVDDVVLSQGSNEDIQAFIELALRCIKKKGDERPTMREVTLELRRRQHLIWSK